In the genome of bacterium, the window CCCCTGGCAAATCCCCGCCCTACATCATCGCAATTGCGCGCCGACGGGTCAGGGAGAGGGGTGAAGCGGCCCCCTCTCCCTTCCAGGGAGAGGCTCGCCTACGGGCTAGGGTGAGGGTCGGAGCGGCCCCCCTCTCCCCGTGGGAGAGGGGATGAGGGTGAGGGCCACCTTTGAAAATAAAGCGGCGGGGATAGGAACCGAGCGAAGCGAGCTATGCCCCTGGCAAATCCCCGCCCTACATCATCGCAATTGAGCGCCGATGGGCTAGGGTGAGGGGTGACGGGTGGGTGTGGACACACGCCCCTACGTCATCCTTCGGTGCTGGAAATCCCCGACTCGCTTGTGCTATACTGTCCCCTGTACCCGGCTAACCCGGTCGGGAATAGGGAACATTACCGGACCAATCAGGAGGACGAATAGTGAGAACGACGCTTCTGGTCATCATCGCCGCGCTGGTCCTGGCGGCCCCCGTAATCGCCCTGGGCGACGGGGACACGGCCTGCTGCGGGGCGGGAACCTGCACGGTCGCGGACACCGACGGCTGCTGCTGCGGCGGGGACTGCGCCTGCGAGGACTGCTCCTGCGCCGACGGCGGCTGCAAGGACGGCTGCGCGGGCTGCAAGTGCGACAAAGGCTGCGACGGCTGCAAGAGCGACGACGGCTGTGGGAGCGGTTGCTGCGGCGCTAAGGACTCCGACGACTAGCCCCTGAGTGTTAAAAAAAGGCGGGCCCCTGGGCCCGCTTTTAAATTTCTGTGCATCCTACGTGAAAAGGTTTGAACAATAGATCGCTCCCTACCCCATTTATTATGTGAGCAGATTTGTGCTCGCTTAGACTTGACTATTAGGAAAAAAGCGTGTACATTGCGAGTGCAGGCATGCGCGGGAGCTACCGCAGGTCGTCTGTTGAGGATGGCAGCGCCGATGGCGTGGGATCCTACGGCCCGGGGCCTGTTTCTATCACCCTGTAAAGCTCGGTCCTTTTTACCCCCTCGATTGCCTCACGGGGGGTAATTTTTATCCCGTAACCCCAGATGTTACCTTGCCGGTTATAGATGACCTGTTTAAATTTTGCAATGTATTTAGTTTCGACGTTATCGAACCGGTTAGGCTCCAACGCGTTAAATAGAGCTCCGGCATATGCGTCTGCCGCTTGTAAACCTGCGCATTTACCTGGACGCCAGGTCTTTCTGCCTTCAAGGTCTATAAAATCGAACTCTATGCGGACGTCGACCCCAGAATCCCGCTGACTTTTAAGTTTACGTAAATACCGGTCTAGTTTTTCATACGACATACCGCTTCTATTTGAAAAGACCAGTTCGACTTTACCGTCGCCGACAGAACCCTTCCCAGCGTCCCGAGCGAGCCAGGATACACGTTCAAGTAAATAACGTATGCTGTAAAAGTATAAGTGGTAGCTCTCCTTGAATTTTTCTGGTTCTAATAATGCGGTTTTATCTACGGCTACGGCGATACACCGGATGGGTAAATTAGCTAATTTGTTTGTTAATACGACCTTTTTATCGTGTTTTAATGTCTTCCAATGTATGGGTTTTTTAGGCGGCATTTCAAACAGCTCCCGAATTTCCCGTGCCATTCGTATTATCATGTTGTCGTCGGACATGCGGACGATAACCGCTGATTGGATAAACCAACGCGAACTGCCCGCGCCGAATTTGAACCCCTCACAACCGGATTCATCTATATAGCAACGAAACGATGTATTCATAATCCTACACCTTCAACGATCTATCCTAGAAGGCACCGGTCCCTACCGCCCCAAAATCTCCCGGCAGACCTCGGCCCCCCGACGGCCCGACAGCAGCATCGCCCCGAACGTCGGCCCCATCCGCGTCAGCCCGTGGAACGTCGCCACGCTCATCCCGACGGCCACCAGACCGGGGTAAACCTCCCCGGTGTGCGCGACGACCTCGTCCTCGGAGCGCTCGATCCACATCGGCTGCTCTTTCTGGAGCTCTAAGAGGCCCCGCTTGGCCAGAAGGTGCATCACGCTGGCCTCGTGGCCCGTGTCGTCCACGATGATTTTTGCTTCGAGGCAGACGGGGTCCAGGGTGTTCAGGCCGCGGGGGATGTAGTCCAGGGCGGTCCAGTTGACGACGACGCCGCCCAGGCGCGCGTCCTTCAAATCCACGTCGGTCCCCGGGGATTTCCCCCGGAGGACGACATCGTAGACCGTGGTGCAGTTGAGCACCGCGGCTCCGGCCTCGTAGGCCGCGACGACGAACTTCGCGCAGTTCAGCGGCGCCGGCGAGGTGAAAAGCCCCGGTCCGGCCTCGGTGTATCGGATGCCGAATTCGTCCAGCATCTTCTGGGCCGGGGCGCGGTAGGTCAGCGGCGCCATGAAGTACCCGCCGGTCCAAAATCCCCCGCCCAGGTGGGGGTTGCGCTCCACCACCAGGGTCTTGACGCCGGCGCGGGCCAGGTCGTGGGCGCAGACGAGCCCCGCCGGACCGCTCCCCACGATTATCACGTCGCTCTCGACGTACTCCTCGACCATCCGCGACCACTCGCGCACGATGGCCCGGGTGACCTCTTTCTCCCCCCCCGGGGCGAAGATGGGCATGGCTCTCCCTTCCGGCGGCGCCGGTCTTTCGAGGCGCGAGGATATTACCCCGCCCGGCGCCGGGGGTCAAGCCGGGTCAATTCACGCTGTTGGTTTGGTCATACCCCCTGTGGTATCATCCGGGCGTTAAAGCATCCCCCGCCGGAGGCGCCATGGTCCCGTACAACATCCTGGTGATAAATCCCGGCTCCACCTCGACTAAGGTGGCCGTTTACACCGACGAGGAGCCGATTCACGAGCGGAACCTCCAGCACGTCAAGTTCGACCTGGAGGGTTTTCCGAAAATCTGGGACCAGTACGGCTTCCGCAAACGGATAATCCTGGCGTTTCTGGAGGAGGTGGGATTCGATCTGGCAAAACTTTCCGCGGTGGTGGGGCGCGGCGGCTTGTTCCAGCCCGTGGTCTCCGGAACCTACGCGGTCAACCAGCAGATGATTTCAGACGGCCGGATGGGCTTCTCGGGTGAGCACGCCAGCAACCTCGGCTGCGCCCTGGCCTACGGCATCGCCTGGGACCTGGACATCCCGAGCTACATCGTGGACCCGCCGTCGGTGGACGAGTTCCCGCCGGTGGTCAAGCTCTCCGGGCTCCCCGAGCTGCCGAGGCGGAGCCTCTTCCACGCGCTGAACGTGAAGGCCACGGCGCGGCACGCCGCCAAGGATATGGGCAAGTCCCTGTCCGAGATAAACATCATCGTGGCCCACCTGGGGGGCGGCATCTCCATCGTCGCCCTGGAGAAGGGCCGGGCCATCGAGGCCCACAACGGCCTCTACGAGGGGCCGTACACGCCGGAGCGCGCGGGCACCCTCCCCACCTTCCCCCTCATGGAATGGGTGTACGAGGCGGCCAAGAAGGGCACCCCGCTGGAGAAGCTTACAAAGCGGTGCGTCGGCGGGGGCGGCCTGGTGGCCTACCTGGGGACCAACTCGGCCCGCGATGTGGAGGAGCGCGCCGAGAAGGGCGACAAGGAGGCCCTCTACTATCTCACCGGCATGCTCTACCAGGTCTCCTACTACATCGGCGCCGTATCCATCGCCCTCAAGGGTAAAGTGGACTGCATCGCCCTCACCGGCGGCATGGCCTACGGCAAGTTGATCGTGGAGCGGATAACGGACTGGGTGAGCTGGATCGCGCCGGTGAAGGTTTACCCGGGGCAGGACGAGATGGGGGCGCTGGCGCAGGGGGCGTTGCGGGTCCTGCGCGGCGAGGACCAGGCGCTGGAGTACCCCACCTACGTGGGCGACGAGGGGTAGGCGGTTCGCCGGACTTGGAAAAGGCCCCCGGGGGCCTTTTTATTTGGGGATCGTTTTACCTAAACGGACCGCCGCGGCGGGGATTAAAATCCCCGCCCTACATTCAGAAGCACGGTGGAGGGGCAATCTGGCGGGCGGGTCAGGAGACCCGCCCCTACGTCCTTACCTAGCGAAACCCCGTAGGGGCGACCGTCCACGGTCGCCCGCGGCGGGGATAGGAACCGAGCGAAGCGAGCTATGCCCCTGGCAAATCCCCGCCCTACATTCCCCCTCTCCCCTCTGGGGAGAGGCGCGCCTACGGGCTGGGGTGAGGGGTGAAAACGGGCGGACCGGTTGGCCCGCCCCTACGACATCGCAATTTGGCGCCGGGTTCTATTCCACGTCGGGGCCGGCGCGCAGGCAGTACACGTTCCCTAAAAAATCCCCCACGTACACGAAGCCCTCGACCACGGCGGGGACGCCGTCCTCCACAATCCCCGGCACGTTGTACTCCCATACCACCGAGGCGTCGGCGGCGGCGAGGCAGCTAACGGTGTTATCCCGGCCAAAGAAGACATTCCCATCGGCGATCGCCACGCCGGCAATCACCGCCCCGTCGTAGGTCCTCTCCCACACCTCGGCCCCCGAGGCCGCGTCCAGGCAGTAAACCGTGTCATCGGCGGCGAAGACGACGTAGGTCCCGTCGCTCTCGGGTTTGCTGGGGAAGTCCTTGCCCGAGGCGTACTCCCAGGCTACGGCGCCGTCGGAGGTGTTCCGGGCGGTCAGGTTGCCGTAGCCGTCAGCGGTGTAAAGGAAGTCGCCGCTCAGCTCCGGCCGGCGGTGGATGTAGTTCGTCGCCGGCGACCGCCAGACGACCGAGCCGTCGGCGTTGTCCAGGCAGGTGACGAAGTTCCCCCCGTTGTACTCGGCCAGATATATGTAATAGCTTACGGCGGTCGAGGTCATGAAGAGGTCGGAGGGGTAGTGCCAGACCGTGGAGCCGTCGGCCTCGGCGAGGCAGTAGAGGTCGTTGGTGCCGGAGGGGGCGTAGTGGCCGTCGGCGAACACTAGACCGGCGGTTAGGCTGGGGCCGGTGGTCAGGACGCCCGAGAGGTCCTTGCGCCACTGTTCGGTCCCGTCGGCGGCGCCCAGGGCGAAGAGGGTTTTCGAGGACTCCCACCCGTCGTCGGTGTGGCTGTTGACGAAAACGAGGCCCTGGCCGTTCACGGCGGCGCTCTCCAAAATGGGTCCGTCGGCGGTGAACCGCCAGACCTCCGCGCCGTCCACGGCATTCAGGCAGTAGAAGTTGCCGTCCCGGCTGCCGATGAAGACGTCCCCTTCGTACACCGCCGGCCGTGCGACCACGGCGCCGCCGGTGGTGAAGGTCCAGACCAGGCGCGGGAGGTCGCCGTCCCCATCGCCATCGCCGTCCCCGTCGCCGTCGGCGGGGGTGGTGCAGAAAAGGAGGCCGAAGGAGAGTATCAGGGCTGAAATGAGCAGGAAGATGATCGCCGTTGGGCGCATCGGAACCGCCTTTCACGCTGTGAGCTATTGAGTAAACCATCCCGGGTCGCGGTTTGTCAAGCCGGGGCAACCGCCTTTCACGCTGTGAGCTATTGAGTAAACCATCCCGGGTCGCGGTTTGTCAAGCCGGGGCGGCGTCCGGCCGGCGTCCGACCCTCGCCACGGCCCTTGACTCGCATTTGTGATGACGTAGGGGCGGCCCCGTGGGATGCATCCCCTGCGGGCCGCTGTGTTTCGCCCCTCACCCCCGGTTGCGATGACGTAGGGGCGACCCGTA includes:
- a CDS encoding PQQ-binding-like beta-propeller repeat protein, which encodes MRPTAIIFLLISALILSFGLLFCTTPADGDGDGDGDGDGDLPRLVWTFTTGGAVVARPAVYEGDVFIGSRDGNFYCLNAVDGAEVWRFTADGPILESAAVNGQGLVFVNSHTDDGWESSKTLFALGAADGTEQWRKDLSGVLTTGPSLTAGLVFADGHYAPSGTNDLYCLAEADGSTVWHYPSDLFMTSTAVSYYIYLAEYNGGNFVTCLDNADGSVVWRSPATNYIHRRPELSGDFLYTADGYGNLTARNTSDGAVAWEYASGKDFPSKPESDGTYVVFAADDTVYCLDAASGAEVWERTYDGAVIAGVAIADGNVFFGRDNTVSCLAAADASVVWEYNVPGIVEDGVPAVVEGFVYVGDFLGNVYCLRAGPDVE
- a CDS encoding DUF3800 domain-containing protein; the encoded protein is MNTSFRCYIDESGCEGFKFGAGSSRWFIQSAVIVRMSDDNMIIRMAREIRELFEMPPKKPIHWKTLKHDKKVVLTNKLANLPIRCIAVAVDKTALLEPEKFKESYHLYFYSIRYLLERVSWLARDAGKGSVGDGKVELVFSNRSGMSYEKLDRYLRKLKSQRDSGVDVRIEFDFIDLEGRKTWRPGKCAGLQAADAYAGALFNALEPNRFDNVETKYIAKFKQVIYNRQGNIWGYGIKITPREAIEGVKRTELYRVIETGPGP
- the buk gene encoding butyrate kinase, with the translated sequence MVPYNILVINPGSTSTKVAVYTDEEPIHERNLQHVKFDLEGFPKIWDQYGFRKRIILAFLEEVGFDLAKLSAVVGRGGLFQPVVSGTYAVNQQMISDGRMGFSGEHASNLGCALAYGIAWDLDIPSYIVDPPSVDEFPPVVKLSGLPELPRRSLFHALNVKATARHAAKDMGKSLSEINIIVAHLGGGISIVALEKGRAIEAHNGLYEGPYTPERAGTLPTFPLMEWVYEAAKKGTPLEKLTKRCVGGGGLVAYLGTNSARDVEERAEKGDKEALYYLTGMLYQVSYYIGAVSIALKGKVDCIALTGGMAYGKLIVERITDWVSWIAPVKVYPGQDEMGALAQGALRVLRGEDQALEYPTYVGDEG
- a CDS encoding sulfide-dependent adenosine diphosphate thiazole synthase, which produces MPIFAPGGEKEVTRAIVREWSRMVEEYVESDVIIVGSGPAGLVCAHDLARAGVKTLVVERNPHLGGGFWTGGYFMAPLTYRAPAQKMLDEFGIRYTEAGPGLFTSPAPLNCAKFVVAAYEAGAAVLNCTTVYDVVLRGKSPGTDVDLKDARLGGVVVNWTALDYIPRGLNTLDPVCLEAKIIVDDTGHEASVMHLLAKRGLLELQKEQPMWIERSEDEVVAHTGEVYPGLVAVGMSVATFHGLTRMGPTFGAMLLSGRRGAEVCREILGR